One genomic window of Solea solea chromosome 12, fSolSol10.1, whole genome shotgun sequence includes the following:
- the mov10l1 gene encoding RNA helicase Mov10l1: MLSTVRLLLSKLVSPLWRTVEMDENGILGGELGMEDIRHMRGSVVSQICLDYGMIDDTVYFNIAEVLGGVLLKEGDIVNCTAVRDHNQGGWKALRVEKCTEAWDDGGGTSLEADSLRLRPLIGTVTSFDGDGGNINKTTYFSRYSLSEGYEPMKGDWVQAKYFINPTEWTTQAHSVAPLRYCRLDRVCVTSVFGNSGVVDDSVFFCLDSLLLPANYQPLIGHQVNLVMVESSQSIYSWRALCMAPCLKSVHSIPAILTETELQTIFENKGELEVSDYGKQFGELIIGETRELMFWIQNKGSATHRLKYCDFAGWDSEEQFSLVTLKGSTSQRRKRPLSANGSGSALESSEKRAFDAEVDKKIGAEVLKETIDCPDVRRQERELDISPGERVSVAVACQAKSLGICAELLLLHFSSFTIGRCLEVTVGSEEATLLQPSVPYSPTDARPLPTTPTQVITVSVPKDTPRFTKRRLPQFLPNFPVPQALKDCVERQSDVLVVQPCLGELLSPSNMRARFSALLWLEELHSERELREFTITGALLRKGAAYLHLEVNGLTEGRPSVNIGDRIVLKKARSDGVVMEFVSYVTEINDENVSLKVNSDFQRNYLGEPLDIEFSFNRITMRRCHNALDQTKVFGNILFPAVVTLQTPQWTGKWIEDPDQNKSVDSETPLPDNKKKVSTISINMKSKATQTKDGRLPLKPIPSKGNFFNPDLNPAQKEAVKMILAGECRPIPYILFGPPGTGKTITLIESILQVYHFLPSSRVLVCTPSNSAADLICVRLHDSGFLDAASLARINASCRPDESIPDVLKLYSKAGEDIRQASFHRIVVSTCSSAGMFHNIGLQVGHFTHVFLDEAGQATEPESLIPISLVSERNGQIVLAGDPRQLGPVVKSKLATAFGLGVSMLERLMSNPLYTRQDWGYNPKLVTKLIYNYRSHEALLTLPSKLFYQGELCCKASRTVVNSLCQWKNLPKKGLPLLFHGVRGTEMREGNNPSWFNPVEAVQVMLYCCQLAKKLYNPVDASDIGIIAPYKKQSEKIRVLLGKVGLSDIKVGSVEEFQGQEFLVIIMSTVRSNESVQSDDLQSSLGFLANPKRFNVAVTRPKALLLIVGNPHVLIRDVCFRALLQYCYINGAYLGCDPPPSLRDTQIVAKE, encoded by the exons ATGCTGTCTACTGTGCGGCTCTTGCTGTCTAAGCTGGTGTCTCCATTGTGGAGAACTGTAGAGATGGATGAAAATGGCATTTTGGGCGGTGAACTCG GTATGGAGGACATTCGTCACATGCGTGGCAGTGTGGTGAGCCAGATCTGTTTGGACTATGGCATGATAGATGATACAGTATACTTTAACATCGCGGAGGTACTCGGCGGGGTGTTACTGAAAGAAGGGGATATTGTGAACTGCACAGCAGTAAGAGATCATAACCAAGGCGGGTGGAAAGCTTTAAGG GTGGAAAAGTGTACGGAAGCCtgggatgatggaggaggaacTTCCCTAGAAGCTGACAGTTTGCGGCTGCGGCCTCTCATTGGCACAGTCACATCATTCGATGGAGATGGCGGCAACATAAACAAGACCACATACTTCTCACGCTACAGTCTTTCCGAAG GGTATGAGCCAATGAAAGGAGACTGGGTCCAAGCAAAATATTTTATCAATCCAACTGAGTGGACTACACAGGCTCATTCTGTGGCTCCTTTACGCTATTGCCGCCTAGACAGG GTGTGTGTAACCAGTGTGTTTGGTAACAGTGGCGTGGTGGACGacagtgtatttttttgcttggactctctgctgctgcctgcaaACTATCAGCCTTTGATAGGGCACCAGGTGAACCTGGTGATGGTGGAGAGCAGTCAGTCCATCTACAGCTGGAGGGCCCTGTGCATGGCACCCTGTCTCAAGAG TGTGCATTCGATTCCTGCAATCCTTACAGAGACTGAACTCCAAACCATCTTTGAAAACAAGGGAGAGCTGGAAGTGTCAGATTATGGAAAACAATTTGGGGAACTAATCATTGGGGAGACACGAGAACTGATGTTTTGGATACA AAATAAAGGTTCAGCGACCCACAGGTTGAAATACTGTGACTTTGCTGGCTGGGACTCAGAAGAACAGTTCAGCCTAGTTACTCTTAAAGGCTCCACATCTCAGAGACGGAAGCGTCCTTTGTCGGCAAATGGCTCTGGGTCTGCTCTTGAGTCATCTGAAAAACGAGCCTTTGATGCAGAGGTCGATAAAAAAATTGGTGCTGAAGTGCTGAAGGAGACTATTGACTGCCCTGATGTACGGAGGCAGGAAAGGGAGCTGGATATTTCACCAGGAGAGAGGGTGTCTGTTGCAGTAGCATGTCAAGCAAA GAGCCTGGGAATCTGTGCCGAGCTGCTATTACTGCACTTCTCCTCTTTCACCATTGGGCGGTGCCTGGAGGTCACAGTTGGCAGTGAGGAGGCAACCCTGCTACAGCCTTCTGTGCCCTACTCTCCCACTGATGCTCGTCCACTCCCAACTACACCGACTCAAGTGATCACCGTCTCTGTTCCAAAGGACACACCAAG ATTTACTAAGCGGCGGTTGCCACAGTTCCTACCGAACTTCCCAGTGCCACAGGCTCTAAAAGACTGtgtggagagacagagtgaTGTGCTGGTGGTTCAGCCTTGTCTTGGAGAG TTGCTGTCACCGTCCAACATGCGTGCACGCTTCTCAGCCCTTCTCTGGCTGGAAGAGCTGCATTCAGAGAGGGAGCTGAGGGAATTCACAATCACTGGAGCTCTTCTCAGGAAGGGAGCTGCCTACCTGCACTTAGAGGTCAATGGGTTGACTGAAGGTAGACCCAGTGTCAATATAG GTGACAGAATAGTCTTGAAGAAAGCACGGAGTGATGGTGTTGTAATGGAGTTTGTTAGTTACGTCACAGAG ATCAATGACGAGAATGTAAGCTTGAAAGTGAACTCTGACTTTCAGAGAAACTACCTTGGAGAGCCACTTGATATTGAGTTCTCTTTCAATAG GATCACCATGAGGAGGTGTCATAATGCACTTGACCAGACAAAAGTGTTTGGCAACA TTCTCTTCCCAGCTGTTGTGACTCTTCAGACTCCTCAGTGGACAGGAAAATGGATAGAAGACCCAGACCAAAACAAATCAGTAGACAGtgag ACTCCACTCccggataataaaaaaaaggtgtcgACCATTTCCATCAACATGAAGTCAAAGGCTACACAGACTAAag ATGGTAGACTGCCACTGAAACCAATTCCCAGCAAAGGAAACTTCTTTAACCCTGACCTGAACCCTGCTCAGAAAGAGGCAGTGAAGATGATCCTGGCTGGAGAGTGTCGGCCCATTCCTTATATACTGTTTGGTCCTCCAGGCACTGGGAAGACAATCACCCTCATAGAGTCTATACTACAG GTGTACCACTTTCTACCCAGCAGCCGTGTACTCGTTTGTACTCCTTCCAACAGTGCTGCTGACCTCATCTGTGTCCGCCTTCATGACAGTGGCTTCCTGGATGCTGCTAGTTTGGCCCGCATCAATGCATCATGTAGGCCGGATGAG TCCATCCCAGATGTGCTCAAACTTTACTCAAAGGCAGGAGAGGACATTCGTCAGGCTTCTTTTCACAGGATCGTGGTCAGCACCTGCTCCAGCGCTGGAATGTTCCACAACATTGGACTACA AGTGGGACATTTTACCCATGTGTTCTTGGATGAGGCCGGCCAAGCCACTGAGCCAGAGTCACTCATCCCCATAAGCCTTGTATCAGAGCGCAATGGACAG ATTGTGTTGGCCGGAGACCCCCGTCAGTTGGGTCCAGTTGTGAAGTCCAAGCTGGCCACTGCCTTTGGCCTTGGGGTGTCTATGTTAGAGAGGCTCATGTCCAACCCACTGTACACCAGACAAGACTGGGGTTACAATCCTAAACTG GTGACGAAGCTGATCTACAACTACCGTTCTCATGAGGCTTTGCTCACGCTGCCTTCCAAGCTTTTTTACCAGGGGGAATTGTGTTGTAAAGCTTCCAGGACTGTAGTTAACTCTCTCTGCCAGTGGAAAAACCTGCCCAAAAAAGGCCTCCCTCTTCTCTTTCACGGTGTCAGG GGAACAGAAATGAGAGAGGGTAACAACCCATCATGGTTCAACCCTGTGGAGGCTGTACAGGTCATGCTCTACTGCTGCCAACTGGCCAAGAAGCTCTACAACCCTGTGGATGCCTCTGACATTGGCATCATTGCCCCCTACAAGAAACAA AGTGAGAAGATTCGAGTGCTCCTGGGGAAAGTCGGCCTGTCTGACATCAAAGTGGGATCGGTGGAAGAGTTCCAAGGACAGGAGTTCCTGGTCATCATCATGTCTACA GTGCGCTCTAATGAGTCAGTACAGAGTGATGATTTGCAGAGTTCACTTGGTTTTCTGGCCAACCCCAAACGCTTCAATGTGGCAGTCACTCGTCCTAAAGCGCTGCTCTTAATTGTTGGAAATCCCCATGTTCTCATTCGG GATGTGTGTTTCAGGGCTCTGCTGCAGTACTGTTACATCAATGGGGCATATCTGGGCTGtgacccccctccctcccttagAGACACTCAGAT